From a single Paenibacillus sp. FSL W8-0426 genomic region:
- a CDS encoding PH domain-containing protein: MKRIDPRAINCRKTEGWVSSAVCLIIVVVFGLLTVRYDWPIWIVALTAVISFMIIVLELVILPSVLYRSWQYAILEKEVELHHGLWVRKRTLIPMSRIQHVNTKQGPLEKRYGLSTVTFATAAGSHCIPGLSDEEADRVRRRIAEGADINHEEI; the protein is encoded by the coding sequence ATGAAGCGTATCGATCCACGAGCGATTAATTGCCGAAAGACTGAAGGATGGGTGAGCAGCGCGGTATGCCTAATCATTGTCGTCGTGTTTGGCTTGTTGACGGTACGATACGATTGGCCAATATGGATCGTAGCATTAACGGCCGTTATCTCTTTCATGATCATTGTTTTAGAACTGGTAATACTTCCGAGCGTGCTGTATCGTTCTTGGCAGTATGCGATTTTGGAGAAAGAAGTAGAGCTTCACCATGGCCTTTGGGTGCGGAAACGAACATTGATTCCAATGTCGCGCATTCAGCACGTAAACACGAAGCAGGGTCCGCTTGAGAAAAGATACGGATTATCCACTGTAACGTTCGCCACAGCCGCAGGCAGCCATTGTATCCCGGGATTATCCGATGAGGAAGCCGATCGTGTGCGAAGACGAATCGCCGAGGGGGCCGATATCAATCATGAGGAGATCTAA
- a CDS encoding FAD-dependent monooxygenase produces MSQQQVEHAIIVGGSLGGLMMGLALSRSGYTVTILERADSSLRNGAFIRLHTKPYHNSEIERELRHLASNGNNNVEAWSAIQERLRNAVAKEPGITLQHHTRIVSVGQNESSAWAISEEEHTFKGDFLIGADGYRSIVRRYLSPDKPFADYAGYLAWVGKVDENLLPKTDWKKRQLSSAYFSDSAAGKLTTAVMPGKEGGTHPGQRWIGFCWFDHSHNPLLSELGVLKDGIAQHSLYGEAVPDSLLKELSQTSQANWSEEEDAILQIAIKDRSLIGAPVNEYLPNILSKGRIAMIGDAAHTMSPMTGAGFNDSLDDTVAIMDAIKKYPNSIINALSEYQTRRLDIVRRDVLAGQGFNRTFGRL; encoded by the coding sequence ATGTCACAACAACAGGTTGAACATGCCATTATTGTAGGTGGATCTTTAGGTGGTCTAATGATGGGGCTTGCGTTATCCCGTTCTGGTTATACAGTGACTATTCTTGAACGTGCAGATTCATCATTAAGAAATGGTGCTTTTATTCGCTTGCACACAAAGCCTTATCATAATAGTGAAATTGAACGAGAATTAAGACACTTGGCATCCAATGGTAACAACAATGTTGAAGCCTGGTCAGCCATTCAAGAACGTTTGCGCAACGCGGTCGCTAAAGAACCTGGTATTACCCTTCAGCACCATACACGAATTGTTAGTGTTGGGCAAAATGAATCATCCGCTTGGGCGATCAGTGAAGAGGAGCATACGTTTAAAGGAGACTTCTTGATTGGTGCAGATGGATATCGCAGTATTGTCCGCCGTTATTTAAGCCCTGACAAACCATTTGCAGATTATGCCGGCTATCTGGCTTGGGTAGGGAAAGTGGATGAAAATTTGCTGCCAAAAACAGACTGGAAAAAACGGCAGCTTTCGAGCGCTTATTTCAGCGATAGTGCCGCCGGTAAATTGACAACTGCGGTGATGCCAGGGAAAGAGGGGGGAACCCATCCCGGCCAGCGATGGATAGGTTTTTGCTGGTTTGATCATTCGCATAATCCATTGCTGTCTGAATTAGGAGTGTTAAAGGACGGAATTGCCCAGCATTCTTTGTACGGTGAAGCTGTTCCGGATTCGCTGCTGAAAGAACTATCACAAACCAGCCAAGCCAACTGGAGTGAAGAAGAGGATGCCATTTTGCAAATCGCGATTAAGGATCGCAGTTTAATCGGGGCACCTGTAAATGAATACCTCCCTAATATATTGTCAAAAGGAAGAATAGCGATGATCGGCGACGCAGCTCATACCATGTCGCCAATGACGGGCGCAGGCTTTAATGACTCACTTGATGATACGGTTGCCATAATGGATGCCATTAAAAAGTATCCGAATTCGATAATAAATGCTTTGAGTGAATACCAAACACGCCGTTTAGATATAGTTCGTCGAGATGTTCTTGCGGGCCAAGGCTTTAATCGTACTTTTGGACGCCTATAA
- a CDS encoding GNAT family protein: MYHDENLLIRPIEHTDLYRIWELVYKDETPEWKRWDAPYYPHQSKTYEEFLPIGESWINQPNLWVIEVDRIVRGMVSYYWEHEPSKWLEMGIVFHESSSWGKGNGTRALKLWMDHLFNTMPLVRVGFTTWSGNERMIRVGEKLGMQNEARIRKVRFYNGSYYDSIRMGILREEWVTIHSANGASSLNDDSV; the protein is encoded by the coding sequence ATGTACCATGATGAGAATTTGTTAATTCGGCCAATTGAGCATACTGATCTTTATCGTATTTGGGAATTAGTGTATAAGGATGAAACGCCTGAATGGAAAAGATGGGATGCTCCTTATTATCCGCATCAATCTAAAACGTATGAAGAATTTTTACCTATCGGTGAAAGCTGGATCAACCAACCAAACCTTTGGGTAATCGAAGTAGATCGAATTGTACGAGGTATGGTTTCTTATTATTGGGAACATGAGCCTTCGAAATGGCTTGAAATGGGAATTGTATTTCATGAGAGCAGTTCATGGGGGAAAGGAAATGGAACACGTGCATTAAAATTATGGATGGATCATTTATTTAATACAATGCCGCTAGTTCGTGTAGGTTTTACTACATGGTCAGGTAATGAAAGAATGATTCGAGTTGGTGAAAAACTAGGGATGCAAAATGAAGCGCGAATTCGAAAGGTTCGTTTCTACAATGGAAGTTATTATGATTCCATTCGAATGGGAATTTTAAGAGAAGAATGGGTAACGATTCATTCTGCTAACGGGGCAAGTTCGCTGAATGATGACTCGGTTTAA
- a CDS encoding SDR family oxidoreductase: protein MDLKLANKVAVVTGASKGIGLAIVRKFIEEGASVVAVSRTLTEELADLVEHKSVKHLPIDVNMERNTVELSILNNNEGAIVNISSVNARMPELLLPIYGTTKAALNNLTKILAGEFGPRNVRVNSISPGPVVTPLWQDPDNGMAKTIGSVAAMDSEKVFEELPKMAGITLGKFAEAGDIANLTVFLASERASMITGADYVIDGNMVKTI, encoded by the coding sequence ATGGATCTTAAATTAGCCAACAAAGTAGCTGTCGTTACCGGAGCAAGTAAAGGAATTGGACTCGCTATCGTTCGAAAATTTATCGAGGAAGGGGCAAGTGTCGTCGCGGTAAGTCGGACTTTAACGGAGGAATTGGCTGATCTTGTTGAACATAAATCAGTCAAACATCTACCTATTGATGTCAATATGGAACGTAATACAGTTGAACTTTCTATCCTAAATAACAATGAGGGTGCAATTGTAAATATCTCTTCAGTAAATGCACGGATGCCCGAATTGCTATTGCCTATATATGGCACCACCAAAGCGGCACTTAATAATTTGACGAAAATACTGGCTGGTGAGTTTGGACCTCGTAATGTTAGAGTTAATTCGATCTCACCTGGACCGGTAGTAACACCTTTGTGGCAAGACCCTGACAACGGAATGGCCAAAACAATCGGTTCAGTTGCAGCGATGGATTCAGAAAAAGTTTTTGAAGAGCTACCTAAAATGGCTGGTATAACATTGGGGAAATTTGCAGAAGCCGGAGATATTGCGAACCTTACAGTTTTCCTTGCTTCGGAGCGAGCTTCAATGATTACCGGAGCGGATTATGTTATTGATGGGAATATGGTTAAAACGATTTAA
- a CDS encoding putative quinol monooxygenase, with protein sequence MNDTKNRYVTVLWEARAKAGREAEMKAFMTAAVTPSRNDLGNIDYEAHEVEGQPGTFIIYERWENRDALDRHLNAPRMQELVPQLLELMEGSIEEGIRLLQPFRPAQ encoded by the coding sequence ATGAACGATACAAAGAACCGTTACGTTACTGTACTCTGGGAGGCGAGAGCTAAGGCAGGGAGAGAAGCCGAGATGAAGGCATTTATGACTGCTGCTGTCACTCCGTCGCGCAACGACCTGGGCAACATTGACTACGAGGCTCACGAGGTAGAAGGCCAGCCCGGTACATTCATCATCTACGAGCGCTGGGAAAACCGGGATGCTCTCGATCGGCACCTGAACGCCCCGCGGATGCAGGAACTGGTGCCCCAGCTCTTAGAACTGATGGAGGGATCTATTGAGGAAGGGATTCGACTCCTGCAGCCGTTCCGCCCAGCGCAGTAA
- the csaA gene encoding chaperone CsaA, giving the protein MATIDDFAALDIRVGTIKEAEFFEEAKVPAIKLKIDFGPEIGTKSSSAQITKRYKVEEIVGKQIIGIVNFPPRRIAGFKSEVLVLGGVPEKGDVILLKPDTEMPNGTPIA; this is encoded by the coding sequence TTGGCAACGATCGATGATTTTGCAGCACTAGATATTCGTGTCGGAACGATTAAGGAAGCGGAGTTTTTTGAAGAAGCAAAGGTCCCTGCGATAAAGCTTAAGATTGATTTTGGACCGGAGATCGGGACGAAATCTTCAAGTGCACAAATAACTAAGCGTTATAAGGTTGAGGAAATTGTAGGGAAGCAAATTATAGGAATCGTCAATTTTCCTCCTCGGCGCATTGCGGGATTCAAATCGGAGGTATTAGTTTTGGGAGGAGTCCCGGAAAAAGGAGATGTTATTCTCTTAAAGCCGGATACTGAAATGCCTAATGGTACGCCTATTGCGTAA
- a CDS encoding TetR/AcrR family transcriptional regulator produces MEQTKRKEQIMKVAIETIAALGYSKASVGEISKRAGISKGVFTYHFASKDDLMDQIVREVYEAGFRFMQPKVEGQTSPIGMLTAYIESNLAFIKENCDYIVALAEVVMNARTPEGKLRFAGSTDDSILEPLIEIFKWGEETGEFRTFTERAARVTASAIRSAIDSVATQLVAQPNLDIPGFSEELVSLFLAAVCKPKVSTGATGEKVEGR; encoded by the coding sequence ATGGAACAAACGAAAAGAAAAGAACAGATTATGAAAGTGGCGATTGAGACCATCGCCGCGCTGGGTTATTCTAAGGCCTCAGTGGGGGAAATCTCTAAACGCGCGGGTATCAGCAAGGGGGTATTTACCTACCATTTTGCGAGTAAAGACGATTTGATGGATCAAATCGTCCGCGAGGTGTATGAAGCTGGTTTCCGTTTTATGCAGCCAAAAGTCGAGGGACAAACGAGTCCCATTGGCATGTTAACAGCCTATATCGAGTCTAATCTAGCTTTTATAAAAGAGAACTGCGACTACATTGTTGCCTTAGCCGAAGTCGTTATGAATGCTCGTACGCCGGAAGGGAAACTGCGCTTCGCGGGCTCGACAGATGACTCCATTCTAGAACCTCTTATCGAAATCTTTAAATGGGGGGAAGAGACAGGGGAATTCAGGACGTTCACTGAACGGGCTGCTCGTGTCACTGCTTCCGCTATACGCAGTGCGATTGACAGCGTGGCTACTCAACTTGTAGCTCAACCGAACCTTGATATACCAGGCTTCTCCGAGGAGCTTGTCTCGCTATTTCTTGCCGCTGTCTGCAAGCCAAAGGTTAGCACGGGTGCTACCGGGGAGAAGGTGGAAGGACGATGA